Proteins encoded by one window of Puniceicoccus vermicola:
- the uca gene encoding urea carboxylase translates to MFKKILIANRGEIAVRIIRTAQKLGVQTVAVYSDADRNAPHVSMADESVRVGPAPVSESYLNQAAIVQACVDTGAEAVHPGYGLLSESATFAEALEAAGIAFVGPRPEHLRNFGLKHTARDLAVDSGVPLVPGTDLLTSLAEAQAESEKIGYPIMLKSTAGGGGIGMQICRSAEDLAEAFERVKRLGQSNFGEGGVFLEKYIERARHLEVQIFGDGKGGAVSLGVRDCSAQRRNQKVIEETPASGVPEEVLEGLQSSAVKLAESVKYRSAGTVEFIYDVGAQGFYFLEVNTRLQVEHGVTEQVQGVDLVEWMIALAADELSSLALPDNRPGGHSIEARIYAENPLQDFRPSSGLLNHVQFPEGVRCDHWIASGAEVSPYYDPLLAKIIVHEESREEALQALEKALRDTELYGIETNREYLIALAGSSLLAENEMTTQSLASFAYEPRMIDVLKPGTQTTVQDFPGRLGYWDVGVPPSGPMDSRSFRLGNRLLGNDADAAGLEITVQGPKLHFHSSTTIVLTGATTDATVDGDPIDFWGPVVIEAGSVLDVGQVSDVGMRAYLCIAGGFDVAEYLGSKSTFTLGQFGGHGGRALQTGDVLHFNGPSGLAVSEELPEALRPQWSNHWSIKVLYGPHGAPDYFTPEDIDTFLNTDWEVHFNSARTGVRLIGPKPQWARTDGGEAGLHPSNIHDNAYAVGAVDFTGDMPVILGPDGPSLGGFVCPVTIAAAELWKIGQLKPGDTIRFECVTQEEATRMLEASETLLQDLNGPDVVPEIHVPVGDEAILVDMGEGDDRWVVRQSGDDNVLIEFGPPVLNLRLRFAVHVFYEALKEDLFEGIIDLTPGIRSLQVHFDNRKVSRAAVLEWVRNKKEGLGPLEDQTVPSRIVHLPLSWDDPATQKAIDRYITSVRDDAPWCPSNLEFIRRMNGLDSIEDVKKIVFEASYVVLGLGDVYLGAPVATPLDPRQRLVTTKYNPARTWTPENAVGIGGTYLCVYGMEGPGGYQFVGRTLQMWNRYGSSESFHDDTRWLLRFFDQIRFYPVSAEELLEIREDFPNGRYPIRIEESSFSLAEHEAMLEREADSIAEFKEKQQTAFNEERSRWNEADQKSAQQEVVDSDEVDTELPEGVEAVESPVAGSLYQILVEEGDSVEEGQAVLIVESMKMEITVTSPNAGTVQSILKQPGQPIKPGEILLGVDPS, encoded by the coding sequence ATGTTTAAAAAGATACTGATAGCCAATCGCGGCGAGATCGCCGTTCGCATCATTCGCACTGCCCAGAAGCTTGGAGTTCAGACCGTAGCGGTCTATTCCGACGCAGACCGGAATGCTCCCCATGTCTCTATGGCGGATGAATCCGTGCGGGTAGGGCCGGCGCCGGTTTCGGAAAGCTATCTGAATCAGGCGGCGATTGTGCAAGCCTGTGTCGACACTGGGGCCGAAGCGGTTCATCCGGGCTATGGTCTCTTGAGCGAATCCGCTACCTTCGCCGAGGCTTTGGAAGCGGCGGGGATCGCCTTTGTCGGACCCAGGCCCGAGCATCTGCGCAATTTTGGGCTGAAGCACACGGCCCGTGATCTGGCGGTGGATTCGGGAGTGCCTTTGGTGCCGGGGACCGATCTGTTGACCAGCCTCGCTGAGGCGCAGGCGGAGTCGGAGAAGATTGGCTATCCGATCATGCTCAAGAGCACGGCAGGCGGAGGAGGGATCGGAATGCAGATCTGCCGCAGCGCTGAAGACCTTGCCGAAGCGTTTGAGCGGGTCAAACGATTGGGGCAGTCCAATTTCGGCGAAGGGGGTGTTTTTCTCGAAAAGTATATCGAGCGAGCGCGCCACTTGGAGGTTCAGATCTTCGGGGATGGAAAGGGTGGGGCCGTATCGCTCGGTGTCCGGGATTGTTCCGCTCAACGCCGGAATCAGAAAGTCATTGAGGAGACTCCGGCCTCTGGAGTGCCGGAAGAGGTCTTGGAGGGATTGCAGTCGTCGGCTGTGAAACTGGCCGAATCTGTAAAGTATCGGTCTGCCGGGACCGTCGAGTTTATCTATGATGTTGGGGCCCAGGGCTTCTACTTCCTCGAGGTGAATACACGCCTCCAGGTTGAGCACGGAGTTACGGAACAGGTTCAGGGCGTCGATTTGGTCGAGTGGATGATCGCCTTGGCGGCGGATGAGCTTTCTTCGCTCGCACTTCCGGATAACCGACCGGGAGGGCACAGCATCGAAGCTCGCATTTACGCAGAAAATCCCCTGCAGGATTTTCGTCCCTCGAGCGGCCTGCTCAATCATGTTCAATTTCCGGAAGGCGTTCGATGCGATCATTGGATCGCGTCCGGAGCGGAGGTGAGTCCTTATTACGATCCCTTGCTGGCGAAGATCATCGTTCATGAAGAATCCCGCGAGGAGGCCCTTCAGGCTTTAGAGAAAGCGCTGCGGGATACGGAACTCTACGGCATTGAGACGAATCGGGAGTATTTGATCGCCTTGGCCGGAAGCTCCTTGTTGGCGGAGAATGAGATGACGACCCAATCGTTGGCCTCTTTCGCTTATGAGCCGCGGATGATTGACGTTTTAAAACCCGGCACCCAAACGACCGTGCAGGACTTTCCGGGACGCCTTGGCTACTGGGATGTTGGAGTCCCACCGTCCGGACCGATGGATTCCCGATCGTTCCGTTTGGGGAATCGCCTCCTTGGAAACGATGCGGATGCTGCGGGCCTGGAAATCACGGTTCAAGGACCCAAGCTTCATTTTCACTCGAGCACGACGATCGTTCTTACCGGAGCGACGACGGACGCCACCGTTGATGGTGATCCAATAGACTTCTGGGGGCCGGTTGTGATCGAGGCGGGTTCGGTGCTCGATGTGGGGCAGGTGAGTGATGTCGGGATGCGGGCTTATCTCTGCATCGCCGGGGGATTCGATGTCGCCGAATATCTGGGAAGCAAATCCACTTTTACCCTCGGTCAGTTTGGCGGACACGGGGGGCGGGCTCTACAGACTGGCGATGTTCTTCATTTTAATGGTCCATCCGGGTTGGCCGTTTCCGAAGAGCTGCCGGAAGCATTGCGTCCGCAGTGGTCGAACCATTGGTCGATCAAGGTCTTATACGGCCCGCACGGTGCTCCGGACTATTTCACTCCGGAGGATATTGATACCTTTTTGAACACGGATTGGGAGGTGCACTTCAACTCCGCCCGCACCGGAGTTCGGCTCATCGGTCCGAAGCCCCAATGGGCCCGCACCGATGGAGGCGAGGCGGGGCTTCACCCTTCCAATATTCACGACAACGCTTACGCGGTCGGGGCTGTGGACTTTACGGGCGATATGCCGGTGATTCTCGGTCCGGACGGGCCGAGTCTGGGGGGCTTTGTTTGTCCGGTGACGATTGCCGCGGCGGAGTTGTGGAAGATCGGTCAACTGAAGCCAGGCGACACAATTCGTTTCGAGTGCGTCACCCAAGAAGAGGCAACCCGGATGTTGGAGGCGTCAGAAACTCTGCTTCAGGACCTCAATGGTCCAGACGTCGTTCCGGAGATTCATGTTCCAGTCGGCGATGAAGCGATCCTTGTCGACATGGGGGAAGGGGATGACCGCTGGGTGGTTCGCCAGTCTGGAGATGATAACGTCTTGATCGAGTTTGGTCCGCCGGTTCTGAACCTTCGGCTTCGGTTTGCCGTGCACGTCTTTTACGAGGCCTTGAAGGAGGATCTCTTCGAGGGAATTATCGACCTGACCCCGGGAATACGCTCTCTGCAGGTGCATTTTGACAATCGGAAGGTGAGCCGGGCTGCAGTTCTGGAATGGGTGAGGAATAAGAAGGAAGGCTTGGGTCCATTGGAGGATCAGACCGTGCCCTCGCGGATCGTTCATCTACCTTTGTCCTGGGATGACCCGGCAACCCAGAAAGCGATAGACCGCTACATTACCTCGGTTCGAGACGATGCTCCTTGGTGCCCCTCGAATCTGGAGTTCATCCGCCGCATGAACGGGCTCGATTCGATTGAAGACGTGAAGAAGATCGTTTTTGAGGCGAGCTATGTAGTTCTCGGTCTCGGTGATGTTTACCTCGGAGCTCCGGTGGCAACACCGTTGGATCCGCGACAGCGTCTGGTAACCACCAAATACAACCCTGCCCGCACCTGGACGCCGGAGAACGCGGTTGGGATCGGCGGAACTTATCTCTGTGTCTATGGGATGGAGGGACCGGGTGGATACCAGTTTGTGGGAAGGACGCTTCAGATGTGGAATCGCTACGGTTCGTCGGAGTCATTCCACGACGACACGCGATGGCTCCTTCGGTTCTTTGACCAGATTCGTTTTTATCCCGTATCGGCGGAAGAGCTCTTGGAGATCCGTGAAGATTTTCCGAACGGACGATATCCAATTCGTATTGAAGAAAGCTCCTTCTCGCTGGCCGAGCACGAAGCCATGCTCGAGCGCGAGGCGGACAGTATCGCCGAGTTTAAGGAAAAGCAGCAGACTGCATTTAATGAAGAGCGCTCGCGGTGGAATGAGGCGGACCAAAAGTCGGCTCAGCAGGAAGTCGTTGATTCCGACGAAGTTGATACCGAACTTCCCGAGGGGGTGGAAGCGGTGGAGAGCCCGGTTGCAGGGAGCCTCTATCAGATTCTGGTCGAGGAAGGAGACTCGGTCGAAGAAGGACAAGCGGTCTTAATTGTCGAATCCATGAAGATGGAGATCACAGTCACCAGCCCCAATGCCGGAACCGTGCAGTCTATCCTCAAACAGCCGGGTCAACCGATCAAACCGGGTGAAATCTTGCTCGGGGTCGACCCGTCCTGA